From the Halobellus litoreus genome, the window CATCACGCCCGTCGACCTCGAACTCGGGGGGAAAGCGCCGTCGATCGTCCTCCCCGACGCCGACCTCGAAAACGCCGCCCGAGGCGTCGTCGCGGGCATCTTCTCGAACGCCGGCCAGAACTGCGTCGCGACCTCGCGCTGTCTCGTCCACGAGGCCGTCCACGACGATCTCGTCGAGAAGATCGTCGAGAAGACCGAGCGCATCACCCTCGGCCCCGGCACCGACCCCGAGACGGATATGGGGCCGGTCATCTCCGAACGCGCCCGCGAGGACGTCCTCTCGTACGTCGAGTCGGCGAAAGAGGAGGGCGCGACGCTCCTGACCGGCGGCGGCGTCCCCGACGACCCCGCGCTCGCCGAGGGGACGTTCGTCGAACCGACCGTCTTCGACGACGTGGACCCGTCGATGACGGTCGCCTGCGAGGAGATCTTCGGCCCCGTGCTGTCGGTCGTCCCCGTCGAATCGACCGAGGACGCCATCGCCGTCGCCAACGACTCGCCGTACGCTCTCGCCGCGGCGATCTGGTCCGAGCGCCTGGACGCGACCCGGATGGCCGACCGCCTCGATCACGGCCTCGTGGCGATCAACACCTTCCCCGTGTCGATGCCGCAGAGCCCGTGGGGCGGCAACAAGGAGAGCGGAATCGGCCGCGAGGGCGGTCTGGAAGGCGTCGAGGCGTTCACGACGGTCGACAGCGTCGTCGTCGAGTTCGACGGGATGGAGGATCCCTACCGATGACGGACACCGTCCTCGTCGCGCGGATCAAACACGAGACGAACACGTTCTCGTCGCTCTCGACCGGCCGCGAGGCGTTCGAGTCGACCTCGCTGTTCTTCGACGAGGAGATCGTGCCCGAGTTCCGCGGGACGAACACGGACCTCGGCGGGTTCCTCCGCGTCGCGGCCGAGGAGGAGTGGGACGTCGTCCCGACGGTCGCGGCGAACGCGACCCCCGGCGGCGTCGTCACCGCGGACGCGCTGGACGCGTTCGTCGAGCGGTTGTGCTCCGGGATCGAGGAACACGATCCGGACGCCGTCCTGTTGGGGCTCCACGGCGCGATGGTCAGCGAGCGCGACCGCGACGGCGACGGGTACATCCTCGAACGCGTGCGCGAGAGCGCGGGTGAGGACGTTCCGGTGATGGCGACGCTCGACCTCCACGCGAACGTCTCCGAGCGGATGGTCGCCCGCGCGGACGGGCTCTTCGGCTACGACACCTACCCGCACGTCGACATCGGCGACACCGGCGAGACGGCCGCCCGCGCGATGGCCGCGACGCTGAACGGCGAACTGGACCCGACGATCGTCGTCGAGCGAGCGCCGCTCTTGCCGCCGCTGCCGGTGCTTCAGACAGCCGACGAACCGATGGCGTCGCTGCTGGACGCCGCGGGCGACGCCGAGTCCGACCTGACTCCCGACGTGTCCGTCTTCGGCGGCTTCGCCTACGCGGACGTTCCAGAGGCCGGATTCAGCGTCCTCGGCGTCACCGACGCCTCCGTCGCTGACGAGACGCGCGCGGCTTGCGCCGCCATCGCGGCCGACGCCGACGATCGACGCCGCGAGTTCGATCGGACGTACACGGGCGTCGCGGACGCCGTCGAAGAGGCAGGGGAGTGGGGCGGGGGAGACGGCCCGCTGCTGCTCGCCGACATCGCCGACAACCCCGGCGGGGGGAGCGCCGAGGACGGCACCGTCCTCCTGAACGCGCTGCTGGAGGCGGGCGTCGAAGGCGTCGCCGTCGCCGCCATCTACGACCCGGCCGCCGTCGACGCGGCGATCGAGGCCGGCGTCGGCGAGTCGGTGGCCGTCGAACTGGGCGGCCACATCGAGGACAACGGCGATCCGATCCCCGTCGACGCCTACGTACGATCGATCTCCGACGGCACCTACCGAAACCAGGGACCGATGTCGACGGGGTTGCAGGTCTCCTTCGAGCGGACGGCGGTGCTCGAAGTCGACGGGATCGACGTGATCGTCGGCTCGCACCGCCAGCAGCCGTACGATCCGGAGGTGTTCCGGAGCCAGGGAATCACCCCCGAACGGCAGCGTGTCCTGGTCCTGAAGAGCACCGTCCACTACCGCGCGGCCTTCGAACCGATCGCGGGCGCGGTTCGCGAGGTGTCGGCGCCCGGGCTGTGTAGCCCCGACCTCTCGTCGTTCAGCTACGAGCACGTTCAGCGGCCGAAGTACCCGCTCGACGGGGAGTGAGTGGGCGGGAGGCCCGAATCGGACCGCTCGAACCGACCGGCGCAAGGGACCGCGCCGTAACCACACTTAACGCACCACATATATGAGACAGAATAGTGATGCGCCGAAGCGGACACGCTCCGGATACAGCGGGGACGAGTGACGCGGATTCCGCCGCCGTCCCCACTCGCGACCGAACTCACGACACACTACTATGACAGACTCACTGGAACTGTGGAACGCCCCCAACAGGATGCTCTTCGGCTGGGGTGCGGCATCGGAGATCGGAACGTACGTAGAGAAGTTCGACGCCGAGCGACCCTTCGTCGTCACCGACGAGGGCGTCGTACAGGCGGGCGTGCTCGATCCGATCCGCGACGCGATCGAGGAAGCGGGCGCGGACTGCGAGGTCTGGACCGGCGTCCAGCCGGACCCGACGGATCGGATCGTCCACGACGCGGCCGACGCGTACGACGCGGCCGACGCGGACCTGATCGTCGGGGTGGGCGGCGGGTCGTCGATCGACACGGCGAAAGCGGCCAGCATCCTGGCGGCGAACGACGGCCACATCCTGGAGTACACGGGCAGCGGAAACGTCCCCAACCAGCCGCCGCCGAGCGTCTACGTCCCGACGACGGCCGGAACCGGCAGCGAGGTCGGCCACTGGACCATCGTCAAGGACACCGAGACCGATATCAAAGAGGAGATCGGCGACGTGAAACTGCTGGCGGATCTGGCGCTCGTCGATCCCGAACTGACCGCCAGCGCGCCCGCGCCGATCAAGGCCGCGACCGGGATGGACGTGCTCACCCACGCCGTCGAGGCCTACGTGTCGATCAAGGCGCAGAGTCAGACCTCGGCGCTCGCGATCGATTCGATCGAGAAGGTCGGCGCGCATCTCCCGCGGGCGGTGGAGTACCGCGGCGGCGACCGAGAGGCGCTCTCGGAGATGGCCCGAGCCAGTATGCAGGCCGGGATGGCGTTCAACGGGGCCGGACTCGGTGCGGTCCACGCCATCTCTCACCAGGTCGGCGGGATGTTCGGCGTCCCGCACGGGCTCGCCAACGCGATCGTCCTCCCGTACGTGATGGAGTACAACCTCCCGCAGACGCCGGAGCTGATGGTCGACGTCGCCGAGGCGCTCGGCGAGGACGTCGACCGCACGAGGCCCGCGGCGGTCGAGGGGTACAAGGCCGTCCGGGCAGTCTGCCGGTTAGCCGAGTCCGTCCGCATCCCCGAGACGCTCGCTGAGACGGCCGCCGAGCGGGACGCCGTCCCGCAACTGGCCGAGCAGGCGCTCGAAGACGGCAGCCTGACGGGGAACCCGAGAGCGACCGACGTCGAGGACCTCGAAGGGATCCTCCGGAACGCCTTCGATGGGGACCTGGCGTACGAGGCGCGGCTCTGATCACCGACTCGGTCGGGGCAGGAAAGAAGAGACGCAAAGCGAGAGTCCGCGATCCGCGCGTACCGGTGAACAAGCAAGATTGAAGTCAGTTTGCGACCTCCCAGGAAAGGAATGAGACTGTTCTCGTCGAGGGCGGACCGCTGGCGCGGAATCCTCATTCTCCTCCTCGTTTCGGTCGCGTTTTTCGGACTCTACGTCGCGACGCGCCGGTACGCGTCGTTCATCTTCGACGCCGCGGAACTCCGCGCGTGGATCGCACAGTTCGGCATCTTCGCGCCGCTCGTCTTCGTCTTCCTCCAAGCGCTGCAGGTCGTCGTCGCGCCGATTCCCGGACAGGTCGTCGCGCTCGTCGCGGGGTATCTCTTCGGCCCCTTCTGGGGGACGGTCTACAGCCTCACCGGCGTCCTGATCGGCAGCGCGGTGGCGTTCACCCTCGCGAAGCGGTACGGCCGCTCGTTCGTCGAGGACATCCTCCACGAGGACGTCGTCAACCGGTTCGACGAGTTCGTCGAGCGGGTGGGTGCGCCCGGGCTGTTCGCGTTCGTCATCATCCCCGGCCTTCCCGACGACGCCATCTGCTTTCTGTCCGGGCTCACGCCCCTGCGGCTCCGGACGTTCATCGCGGTGATCAGCATCGGTCGCCTCCCGGCGTACGTGATCACCGTCTACGCCGGCGGCGAACTGGCCAGCGGGCGGTTCATCGAAGGGATCGCGCTCGTCGCCGTCGTGATCGCGCTCTCGGCGATCGGCTACTTCAAACAGGAGGCCGTGCGGGACCTGGTTCACCGGCTGGAACTGCGGTTCCAGCTCTGAGCGGCGGTGAGTCGATTCGGACCGGCCGCGACCCGCTGAGTCCGCCGACGGTTGACCAGCCGGACCGAGACCGTCGACTTACTGGTAGGGCTCCTCGTCGCGGTGCGCGTCGGGGTTCTCCTGTTCTTTCGCCTCCTCCTCGCGGACTTCCGACTCCTGTTCGATGCTCCGCTCCTTCTCGGCCTTCTCGATCTCGCTGTTGGCTTCGTTCGACACCTCTTCGGGCTCGTCTTCCTGCTCGTCGTCGGCAGTGTCCAGTTCGGTATCCTCTTGGATGTCGATTCCGTGTTCGTCCTCAGTCATTGCGCCAGCGTTTGGAACTGAAGACGGAAGAGTCCGGTGCGGAGGCCGCCTGTAGTCGAAGTCGAAAACAGGTCGAGCGAGAGTCGCGGAGTCCGGGTGTTTCATTCGGATGAGCGACGCCGAAACGGTCCCGCGAGTAGAGCGAGGGGGACCGGGGACGGCTCAATCTTCGGTCGAGTGCGTAACACGCTGGAATTAAGTCGCGTAGAATCGGAATGCCGCCTCCCGGATCGTGAACCTCGTCGAGACGGTCGCCTCGCTTCGCTCGGCGCTGCGACTCGCCTGGTTCAAATCCGCTCAGGTGTCGTTTTCACTGCTCACGTCGTTCGCAGGAAAATGCCGCCTCCCGGATTTGAACCGGGGACAGCTCGATCTTCAGTCGAGTGCTCTCCCAGTCTGAGCTAAGGCGGCGCGCATTCGGATCGATGCCGAGTATATAAAAAAGGGTTTCGGATCGCCGCGCCGTCAGCGGAGTTCGATGATAGCGTGCTACAGATTACGCGGTGCTGGAGTTGTCGGTCGGATTCGACGTTCAATTCGCCACGAGCAACCGCAGGGAGCGACGCAGTACATTTGGTCCAGCTGTTACCGGGGTGGCAGAGCCAGCCCGCAGAGCGAAGGGGGAGTGGGCTCGGGCGGATTCGAACCAGGGCAAGACTCGCTCCGCTCGTCTTGCAGGGTTCGGAATCCACCACTCGGAGAATACTCGGCCCTCGCTGTCGCTCGGGCACTCGTATGGGCTCGGGCGGAACTACCACGCATCGCGTGCGTTTCCTTCCCTGCCGGTTTCGACGGGCTCCGGTATCCTAACGGGGTTCTGTGAGATCAATGAAAACAGAACACGACGAACTCGACCCGTTAGAGCCGGGGCGCGCGCAGGAGTTGTACCTGAAGCAGAAGGAGATGGACGCGTCGAAGAAGACGGTGCAGTCGCACAAATATCGACTGAACGCCTTCATCCGATGGTGTGACGAGAACAACATAGATAACCTGAATGACTTGACCGGCCGCAATCTGCAGGAATATCGGCTTTGGCGTCAGGATGACGCTGATCTGAAGAAAATTACCTTGACCCAGCAGATGAGTACCATCCGGGTTTTCATCAAATGGTGTGGCTCGATGGAAGCCGTCCCTGCGGATCTCTACGAGAAGGTTATGATTCCACGAGTGACTCCGGAGGAAGAGAGGTCCGAAGAGATGCTTGAGGCTGAAACCGCGGAGGCTATTCGAGAGCATCTAATGAGGTACCATTACGCATCGTTCGAGCAGACGGTATTCGTGCTCCTATGGGAGACAGGTATGCGGTTAGGTGGCGCTCACTCGTTGGATATCGGAGATATAGATATCAAAAACAGACGGCTTGAACTCGTTCATCGTCCGGAACAGGGCACGGAATTAAAGAACGGTGGGGCCGGTGAGCGGCCAATTGCGATTACGGAGGGTCTCGCTGAGATATTACAGGACTTCATCGAAAACACACGGAAGAAAATCACCGACGAATACGGTCGCACTCCACTGTTTACATCTTCTCGCGGGAGAAGGTCTCGGAGTAGTCTGAGGCGAGCCGTGTATCGAGTCACTGCACCTTGTTTCAGGAATGAGCCTTGTCCCGGCTGTACAGGTACAGACGACAAGAAGTGTCCAGAAGCGGTCAGTCCGCATCCGATTCGTCGCGGTAGCATTACTCACTTTCTCACCAAGGATATTCCGACCGAGGTCGTTAGCGACCGGATGAACGTGAGCCGTGACGTTCTCGATAAACACTACGATCGGCGTTCTGAAGAAGTCAAACTAGAGCAACGAAGAGGGTACCTCGATAATATCTAATCTACTTTCAACTACTATCAATTGGACGAAAGAGAGACTAGAACATCTCTTCTGGGTTTGATTGTCCCAGATTTGCTCAGTATAGGGCAAAAACTTACCGACCGGTTCGTTCCCCAAACGGGCTCAACTAGACTGTGCCCTCCAGAGCGTTTCTTCAAGTTGATCACGCAATTGAATTACCATTTGAGGGAGACTATTATAGAGGCGAGCATCCCTGAGTTGGAATGATGGCCCCCCTACTCCGAGCGCGCCAAATACCCGACCATCTGGATTATGAACAGCGGCACCAACTGCCTTAGTTCCCTTGTCAAATTCGCTATCTACTATCGCATACCCTCTCTCTTTAATTTCTGCTAGTTCCGTGTGTAATTTCTCTGGGTCGGTGATTGTTTGCTCAGTCTCTGCCGGAAGCCCCCAGCGGTCAATTACCGCTTCAATTCGGTGTTCTGAGAACTCAGCTAATGCTGCTTTTCCAGCAGCGGTGTTATGCATATAGTACCGGTTACCAATGTCGAAATCGTTCCCAGCATATATC encodes:
- a CDS encoding iron-containing alcohol dehydrogenase family protein, whose translation is MTDSLELWNAPNRMLFGWGAASEIGTYVEKFDAERPFVVTDEGVVQAGVLDPIRDAIEEAGADCEVWTGVQPDPTDRIVHDAADAYDAADADLIVGVGGGSSIDTAKAASILAANDGHILEYTGSGNVPNQPPPSVYVPTTAGTGSEVGHWTIVKDTETDIKEEIGDVKLLADLALVDPELTASAPAPIKAATGMDVLTHAVEAYVSIKAQSQTSALAIDSIEKVGAHLPRAVEYRGGDREALSEMARASMQAGMAFNGAGLGAVHAISHQVGGMFGVPHGLANAIVLPYVMEYNLPQTPELMVDVAEALGEDVDRTRPAAVEGYKAVRAVCRLAESVRIPETLAETAAERDAVPQLAEQALEDGSLTGNPRATDVEDLEGILRNAFDGDLAYEARL
- a CDS encoding M81 family metallopeptidase; the encoded protein is MTDTVLVARIKHETNTFSSLSTGREAFESTSLFFDEEIVPEFRGTNTDLGGFLRVAAEEEWDVVPTVAANATPGGVVTADALDAFVERLCSGIEEHDPDAVLLGLHGAMVSERDRDGDGYILERVRESAGEDVPVMATLDLHANVSERMVARADGLFGYDTYPHVDIGDTGETAARAMAATLNGELDPTIVVERAPLLPPLPVLQTADEPMASLLDAAGDAESDLTPDVSVFGGFAYADVPEAGFSVLGVTDASVADETRAACAAIAADADDRRREFDRTYTGVADAVEEAGEWGGGDGPLLLADIADNPGGGSAEDGTVLLNALLEAGVEGVAVAAIYDPAAVDAAIEAGVGESVAVELGGHIEDNGDPIPVDAYVRSISDGTYRNQGPMSTGLQVSFERTAVLEVDGIDVIVGSHRQQPYDPEVFRSQGITPERQRVLVLKSTVHYRAAFEPIAGAVREVSAPGLCSPDLSSFSYEHVQRPKYPLDGE
- a CDS encoding aldehyde dehydrogenase family protein yields the protein MESYELLIDGDRRSSSEAIHVANPATGETVGRVAKGDAADARAAIEAADAVTRAWEDRSPAEYERPLRAVADRVEADADDIAELLSKETGKCLATAEGEVAETAAQFRFYAGVTDKVRGDTVPTAPNRLNYTRRVPYGVTAHVVPWNYPLLLGTRGIASALATGNTVVVKPPTQAPLTTMWIGELLLEEFPDGVVNVVPGPGSEVGAELSANAGVDAITFTGSTGVGKGVLKSAAEHITPVDLELGGKAPSIVLPDADLENAARGVVAGIFSNAGQNCVATSRCLVHEAVHDDLVEKIVEKTERITLGPGTDPETDMGPVISERAREDVLSYVESAKEEGATLLTGGGVPDDPALAEGTFVEPTVFDDVDPSMTVACEEIFGPVLSVVPVESTEDAIAVANDSPYALAAAIWSERLDATRMADRLDHGLVAINTFPVSMPQSPWGGNKESGIGREGGLEGVEAFTTVDSVVVEFDGMEDPYR
- a CDS encoding TVP38/TMEM64 family protein, with product MRLFSSRADRWRGILILLLVSVAFFGLYVATRRYASFIFDAAELRAWIAQFGIFAPLVFVFLQALQVVVAPIPGQVVALVAGYLFGPFWGTVYSLTGVLIGSAVAFTLAKRYGRSFVEDILHEDVVNRFDEFVERVGAPGLFAFVIIPGLPDDAICFLSGLTPLRLRTFIAVISIGRLPAYVITVYAGGELASGRFIEGIALVAVVIALSAIGYFKQEAVRDLVHRLELRFQL
- a CDS encoding tyrosine-type recombinase/integrase codes for the protein MKTEHDELDPLEPGRAQELYLKQKEMDASKKTVQSHKYRLNAFIRWCDENNIDNLNDLTGRNLQEYRLWRQDDADLKKITLTQQMSTIRVFIKWCGSMEAVPADLYEKVMIPRVTPEEERSEEMLEAETAEAIREHLMRYHYASFEQTVFVLLWETGMRLGGAHSLDIGDIDIKNRRLELVHRPEQGTELKNGGAGERPIAITEGLAEILQDFIENTRKKITDEYGRTPLFTSSRGRRSRSSLRRAVYRVTAPCFRNEPCPGCTGTDDKKCPEAVSPHPIRRGSITHFLTKDIPTEVVSDRMNVSRDVLDKHYDRRSEEVKLEQRRGYLDNI
- a CDS encoding IclR family transcriptional regulator — encoded protein: MPSDSSPRLLKTTQTSLQILRLIKRNEANTLTAVAQSIDKPKSSVFSQLKTLENEGLVIEHNGEYRLGMELLHFGSSVWRSHPHSRVVIDEMKDLSKRIDEDVHFLSIENGRLYTIYAGNDFDIGNRYYMHNTAAGKAALAEFSEHRIEAVIDRWGLPAETEQTITDPEKLHTELAEIKERGYAIVDSEFDKGTKAVGAAVHNPDGRVFGALGVGGPSFQLRDARLYNSLPQMVIQLRDQLEETLWRAQSS